A genomic stretch from Desulfolutivibrio sulfodismutans DSM 3696 includes:
- a CDS encoding gamma-glutamyl-gamma-aminobutyrate hydrolase family protein (Members of this family of hydrolases with an active site Cys residue belong to MEROPS family C26.), translating into MNLRLALTMRVTQAPNYPEWRDCLAQDWSTFLASALPGAAWCAVPNVGAEAVAMLEALGTNALILTGGDDWGVHPVRDATEEALFRWALAKGVPVLGVCRGAQAINLLCGGTLARTVDRTHVAVRHAVLSAGKSALAEVNSFHNLTITGDGLGEGLAGSVWAPDDTVEAFHLTNGRAVGVMWHPEREPAPAVHDLALLQELFAEELQ; encoded by the coding sequence ATGAACCTCCGCCTTGCTCTCACCATGCGCGTCACACAGGCGCCGAACTATCCAGAGTGGCGCGATTGCTTGGCCCAGGACTGGAGCACGTTCTTGGCCTCCGCCCTGCCGGGTGCGGCGTGGTGCGCCGTCCCAAACGTCGGCGCCGAGGCCGTGGCTATGCTGGAGGCCCTTGGCACCAACGCCCTCATCCTCACGGGCGGCGACGATTGGGGAGTTCATCCCGTGCGCGACGCCACGGAAGAGGCCCTGTTCCGCTGGGCGCTCGCCAAGGGTGTACCGGTTCTCGGGGTGTGCCGTGGGGCGCAGGCCATCAATCTGCTCTGCGGCGGAACCCTGGCCAGGACTGTGGATCGCACCCACGTGGCAGTACGCCATGCGGTGCTCTCCGCGGGGAAAAGCGCCCTGGCCGAGGTCAATTCGTTCCACAACCTGACCATCACCGGAGACGGACTTGGCGAGGGGCTTGCGGGCAGTGTATGGGCACCGGACGACACGGTGGAAGCCTTCCACCTCACGAACGGGCGCGCGGTCGGGGTCATGTGGCACCCGGAGCGCGAACCCGCACCGGCCGTCCACGATCTCGCCCTGCTACAGGAATTGTTCGCCGAGGAGTTGCAATGA
- a CDS encoding phosphocholine cytidylyltransferase family protein, translated as MIGIVAVILAAGRGSRMKALTGDRPKCLTELAGRPLLHWQMDALRAGGAEALLLLRGYRGDMLQPEAQGMVPGAYEMAENPAWAETNMLSTLLCAAPWLETQFASGVGQAVISYSDIVYHADHVAALAACPQDIAITYDTLWEPLWRLRFGDPLLDAETFRQENGLLREIGGKPTSLGEICGQYMGLTKVSAKGWQTLAATCATLGADVAQTDMTAFLRRLLTDGQTVGAVPVAGKWCETDNEADLESYRGMLREPGWSHDWRWGGERGCE; from the coding sequence ATGATCGGAATCGTCGCAGTGATCTTGGCCGCGGGCCGGGGCTCGCGTATGAAGGCACTGACGGGCGACCGGCCCAAATGCCTCACGGAGCTGGCCGGCAGGCCGCTGTTGCACTGGCAGATGGACGCGCTGAGGGCGGGCGGCGCCGAGGCCTTGCTCTTGCTGCGGGGGTATCGGGGCGATATGCTGCAGCCCGAGGCCCAGGGCATGGTGCCCGGGGCGTACGAGATGGCTGAGAATCCGGCCTGGGCCGAGACCAACATGCTCTCGACCCTCTTGTGCGCGGCCCCCTGGCTTGAGACGCAATTCGCCTCCGGCGTGGGCCAGGCAGTCATTTCCTATTCGGACATCGTCTACCATGCGGACCATGTGGCGGCCTTGGCCGCCTGTCCACAGGACATCGCCATCACCTACGACACGTTGTGGGAGCCGCTGTGGCGGCTGCGCTTCGGCGATCCTTTGCTGGACGCCGAGACCTTCCGGCAGGAAAACGGGCTATTGCGCGAGATCGGTGGCAAGCCCACGTCGCTGGGCGAAATCTGCGGGCAATATATGGGGCTGACCAAGGTGTCCGCCAAGGGCTGGCAGACGCTGGCCGCCACCTGCGCGACGCTCGGTGCGGACGTGGCCCAAACGGACATGACCGCCTTCCTGCGTCGGCTGCTTACCGACGGCCAGACGGTCGGGGCGGTTCCCGTGGCGGGAAAGTGGTGTGAGACCGACAACGAGGCGGATCTGGAGAGCTACCGCGGCATGCTGCGCGAGCCAGGTTGGTCGCATGACTGGCGCTGGGGCGGCGAGCGGGGTTGTGAATGA
- a CDS encoding class I SAM-dependent methyltransferase, with product MKTEWDYTVLANAYVERPDYAPEALEQLFAIAGLRAGDLACDVGAGAGHLTIPMAKKGLKVIAVEPNDAMRANGQKRTTQFANVSWVDATGEDTRQLTGIFDFVSFGSSFNVMDRAVAMKETYRLLKQGKWFTCMWNHRDLDEPIQDHIEAIIKEHISGYDYGSRREDQAAVISASGLFKDVQTVSGIVIHRQNVDKVVEAWRSHGTLHRQAGDAFPAIIQAIDVYLRGLGVAEIAIPYTTRAWIACKA from the coding sequence ATGAAAACGGAATGGGACTACACGGTGCTGGCAAATGCCTATGTTGAGCGTCCGGACTATGCCCCCGAGGCCCTCGAACAGCTGTTCGCTATCGCCGGCCTGCGCGCCGGGGATCTGGCGTGCGATGTGGGAGCCGGCGCGGGCCACCTGACCATCCCCATGGCGAAGAAGGGTTTGAAGGTCATCGCGGTGGAGCCCAACGACGCCATGAGGGCTAATGGCCAGAAGCGTACCACGCAGTTCGCCAACGTCTCTTGGGTGGACGCGACAGGCGAGGACACCAGGCAGCTGACCGGTATCTTCGACTTTGTGTCCTTCGGCTCCTCCTTCAACGTGATGGACCGCGCCGTGGCCATGAAGGAGACTTACCGCCTCCTGAAGCAGGGGAAATGGTTCACGTGCATGTGGAACCACCGCGACCTGGACGAACCCATCCAGGATCACATCGAGGCCATCATCAAGGAGCACATCTCCGGATACGACTACGGCTCCCGGCGCGAAGACCAGGCCGCCGTCATCAGCGCCTCCGGCCTGTTCAAGGACGTGCAGACGGTGAGCGGAATTGTCATACATCGCCAAAACGTCGACAAAGTGGTGGAAGCCTGGAGATCGCACGGGACTCTGCATCGCCAGGCGGGCGATGCCTTCCCGGCCATTATCCAGGCCATCGACGTCTATCTTCGTGGCCTCGGCGTGGCCGAGATTGCGATTCCCTACACCACACGAGCGTGGATCGCCTGCAAGGCCTAG
- a CDS encoding adenylyl-sulfate kinase, with amino-acid sequence MIEHGAAGQVIWITGFSGSGKTTLAKELLKHLGTAILLDGDELREALASVQGGFDCESRLRIAHVYARLARLLARQGHTVVVATISLFHELHDWNRENQPGYLEVWLDVPEEERRRRDPKGLYAAASCVQTPQMADLDVYQTPRSPHLTLRLVDQADIDGCVRRVLALARGGRLDKTGSGYDVKGKTDNSRVNERGSSTHLDPDVPS; translated from the coding sequence ATGATTGAACACGGGGCGGCTGGGCAAGTCATTTGGATTACAGGTTTTTCCGGGTCAGGCAAGACGACGCTGGCCAAGGAGCTCTTGAAGCACCTCGGAACGGCTATACTACTAGACGGGGACGAACTGCGCGAGGCCCTAGCCAGCGTGCAGGGCGGCTTCGACTGCGAAAGCAGGCTGCGCATTGCCCATGTCTATGCGCGCCTGGCGCGCCTTCTGGCGCGCCAGGGGCACACCGTGGTAGTGGCCACCATCAGCCTGTTCCACGAACTGCATGACTGGAACCGGGAGAACCAGCCGGGCTACCTTGAAGTCTGGCTCGACGTGCCGGAGGAGGAGCGCCGCAGGCGCGACCCAAAGGGCCTTTACGCCGCGGCCTCCTGCGTGCAGACGCCGCAGATGGCGGACTTGGACGTGTACCAGACCCCGCGATCCCCGCACCTGACACTGCGCTTGGTTGACCAGGCGGACATCGACGGATGTGTGCGGCGCGTGCTGGCCCTGGCGCGAGGCGGGCGGCTGGACAAAACCGGCAGCGGGTATGACGTCAAAGGGAAGACAGATAATAGTCGGGTAAACGAGAGAGGTTCCTCCACACACTTAGATCCGGACGTGCCCTCTTAG
- a CDS encoding transposase domain-containing protein has translation MEREAEKQTLTSARITDLRADNSRPLPDKLKALPDAWSSPPQEPARQSHQLRFQAVGPAARARLRPDNNLAENPIRPFAAGRKNWLFSGHPRGAHASATLYSLIESAKANDLEPYRYLRHLFEHLPTATSDAERKALLPQYIDLAP, from the coding sequence GTGGAGCGCGAAGCTGAGAAACAAACACTTACGTCGGCGCGGATCACGGATCTTCGAGCCGATAACTCCAGACCGCTGCCGGATAAGCTCAAGGCGCTGCCCGATGCCTGGAGTAGCCCCCCCCAAGAGCCTGCTCGGCAAAGCCATCAGTTACGCTTTCAAGCAGTGGGACCGGCTGCTCGTGCCCGACTACGCCCGGATAACAATCTGGCCGAAAACCCCATCCGTCCATTTGCTGCAGGCCGAAAGAACTGGCTGTTCTCCGGCCATCCGCGAGGGGCACACGCCTCGGCCACCTTGTACTCCCTCATCGAGTCGGCCAAGGCCAACGACCTGGAGCCGTACCGCTATCTGCGCCACCTCTTCGAGCACTTGCCGACGGCCACCTCAGATGCCGAACGTAAGGCCCTCCTGCCGCAATATATTGACCTCGCTCCCTAA
- a CDS encoding radical SAM protein, with translation MQHTHDPQAAPLPGWSTPDRDFPGVQAHPPGELSRGAVLDVGLKCPHSCAFCYYSYYDGGPGQFTGVRKASMRPTSECLDIVRAIAGNGLTHLDITGGEPTVHPGLPQIVAEAAAKGLAVRCITLGQYLMRVREGHRLLDTLLENGLTDILFSLHAADATAFQETCGGSLDAVLSAMDALDSRGFQYACNTVIMERNRRDLPRIARLAVSRGVYAINFIAFNAYHAWRGQEQAAALEAPYTKIRPFLEEAVAILDAGGVAVNIRYVPLCAFPALARHVVGVLGVAYDPFEWRNRCLNHDKPAAYCAEPLPIPDSGIRPVYAFTRLEATSLDGSALCGMRGAQFKLFPAQCAGCPARGACDGVDPVYLSRHGAGEFAPLQEAVQGPLLASRLRYGPPFLVKTRPTADMRGAMAACLAKSNSEVR, from the coding sequence GTGCAGCACACCCACGACCCCCAGGCCGCCCCTCTCCCCGGCTGGTCCACGCCGGACCGGGACTTTCCCGGGGTACAGGCGCACCCCCCGGGCGAACTCAGCCGAGGCGCGGTGCTCGATGTGGGCCTCAAATGTCCCCATTCCTGCGCCTTCTGTTATTACAGCTACTACGACGGCGGGCCGGGACAGTTCACAGGGGTGCGCAAAGCGTCCATGCGCCCGACCTCCGAGTGTCTGGACATCGTGCGGGCCATTGCGGGCAACGGCCTGACGCATCTGGACATCACCGGAGGCGAGCCCACGGTGCATCCCGGATTGCCGCAGATCGTAGCCGAGGCTGCGGCCAAGGGCCTGGCCGTACGCTGCATCACCCTCGGGCAATACCTGATGCGCGTCCGTGAAGGCCACCGACTTTTGGACACGCTGCTTGAAAACGGGCTGACGGATATCCTCTTTTCCCTGCACGCCGCTGATGCGACCGCCTTTCAGGAGACCTGCGGCGGCTCGCTGGACGCCGTGCTCTCGGCCATGGACGCCCTTGATTCACGCGGATTCCAGTATGCGTGCAACACCGTGATCATGGAGCGCAACCGCCGCGACCTGCCGCGCATCGCGCGCCTGGCGGTCTCCCGGGGCGTCTACGCCATCAACTTCATCGCCTTCAACGCCTATCATGCCTGGCGCGGCCAGGAACAGGCCGCCGCCCTGGAGGCGCCCTACACCAAAATCCGTCCCTTCCTGGAAGAGGCCGTGGCCATCCTTGACGCTGGCGGCGTAGCCGTGAACATCCGCTATGTGCCGCTGTGCGCCTTCCCGGCCCTGGCCCGGCATGTGGTGGGGGTGCTGGGGGTGGCCTACGACCCCTTCGAATGGCGCAACCGGTGCCTGAACCACGACAAGCCTGCAGCCTATTGCGCCGAACCGCTGCCCATCCCCGATTCCGGGATACGCCCTGTCTATGCCTTCACCAGGCTGGAGGCCACATCCCTGGATGGCTCGGCCCTGTGCGGCATGCGGGGCGCACAGTTCAAACTTTTCCCGGCGCAGTGCGCGGGCTGCCCGGCCCGTGGCGCCTGCGACGGCGTGGACCCGGTCTATCTGTCCCGGCACGGGGCCGGGGAATTCGCTCCATTGCAGGAGGCCGTGCAGGGGCCGTTGCTGGCCTCTCGGCTCCGTTACGGCCCGCCCTTCCTGGTCAAAACCCGGCCCACCGCCGACATGCGCGGGGCCATGGCCGCCTGCTTGGCCAAAAGCAACTCGGAAGTCCGTTAA
- a CDS encoding response regulator: MKNTARILVVDDSKVMRGIIRKMLAALSGVSVLEARDGKDAWDLLQTEKVDVIVSDWNMPRMKGIDLLRQVRADAAMSATPFVMVTAEAQDVNHSEADEARVSSYLTKPFTPQALHTVLAPFLPEGCTPPAS, from the coding sequence ATGAAGAACACGGCGCGAATACTGGTGGTGGACGACTCCAAGGTCATGCGCGGCATCATCCGCAAGATGCTGGCCGCATTATCCGGCGTAAGCGTTCTTGAGGCCCGGGACGGAAAAGACGCCTGGGATCTGCTGCAGACCGAAAAAGTGGACGTCATCGTCTCGGATTGGAACATGCCCCGCATGAAGGGCATCGATCTGCTGCGCCAGGTGCGGGCGGACGCGGCCATGTCGGCGACGCCCTTTGTCATGGTCACGGCCGAGGCCCAGGACGTCAACCACTCCGAGGCCGACGAGGCCCGGGTGTCCAGTTATCTGACCAAACCGTTCACTCCGCAGGCCCTGCACACCGTCCTGGCCCCCTTCCTCCCCGAGGGCTGCACCCCGCCCGCGTCCTGA